The Caloenas nicobarica isolate bCalNic1 chromosome Z, bCalNic1.hap1, whole genome shotgun sequence region ATACAGATGGCCAGTACTTCAAAATGACTACAGGGacagaaataatgtatttttttataactCTCCTCTTACTGCACAGGCATTCCTGCAAAATATTTAGGCAGCAATACCTGTCAGGTTCATACATCTACTCttgttaaatttaaattttatacaACTTCCCTTACTGTAATATACAGTATCTCTTTTGTCCTGTtggattatttcatttttcacagagaaaagTGATCAATAGCTATccaacagaattttttttttaaatcccctATCTCCTTTCACTGTATGGCTCAGTTTCAAGATTTAATCGATAGGCAGCCACCATCACTATAACCAGTACCCTTTCTAACACAGTTCAGTCACTGACTGTTGATGCTTAAAACACAAAGTTTTGAGGTTGGCTTGCTATTTATGGAAACCAAGGTACCCAGAGGTCACAACTTTTCAGCACGCTCACCACCACCTGCCACACAATAACTCCACTCAGTCCCGATACCATAATTCAATTAGTTACCTACCATTTggacaacaaaaataacaagcCCAGTTGCGATTTTAAACATTATAAGAATATTCACCCTGAGAACACAGaggaagtgtttaaaaaatattctgatatgTTTGCTCTCCATTtatagttttcttcttttctcttcatcTCCTCTTGGGTACCTGGGTTTGTATTTAGTATTTGACCTTACACTTGCTTTGTCAGTTGACCTGTTCACGCCACAGTCAGGTACTGGTGATAGAAGAGCCCAAAAAGGCTTGTAGAAAAGAGGCAAGCAGCAATCCACCACGTTAGGAAAGACAGGAGTCCCCGGAACAGGAGAGGAGTGAAAATATTCTTCAGGCTTCCCAAAGCCATTGTTATTTGTACTACAGTTACTTTCATCTTTCCATCAGCAGGTGGAGACTCAGAATAAACCGAACTGGAAAGCAGACTGTTTTCTACTGGAGTGTCAGAATTCCGTTCCGGGTAGATGCCCCAAGAATAATTGCCTGTTAAAAGGAAATGAGTAACACATTTTTGTAGAATTAAATTCAAGTTCTGTTATTTTTGTCACCCTATAGATCACCTTAGATAtatttttcacacacacacaaaaaatgttcTTAGAACTCAAAAAATACTAACTGTATCTATCTGCATGGCCTCCTGATGATACTAGTAAGCTATTAGGGTGGGATTCATCTTAACTTTTGACATCCTAACATCTGCATGTGATATAGTTGCCTTAAGACCCCTATCAGTGCTGGGTATGATTCATCTCAGAGGTACATGTCTACTCCAGAATGGGGTGAATCACAGCCTAACAAAGCCTTTCTGCTGACATTTTGCAAAAAGAACGCCACGACTGTGTGGCAGGCTGTGAAATACACCCCtcacaagaaagaaattaaaaaaaaaggcaaaaaaaaaaagccacaacacACACcgcaaaaacccacaaacacagaGTAACATCAGATTTCCCCATAATGAAATGAACAACATGTCTCCCAATTTCAGTTCAAGAAGACCAGTTAAgactgaaaagctgaaagaaattcCTTTAACAGATGCTCATAAGGTTAGGTCAACAATGCTTTATACAGgtcacttttaaaatagttttaaaaagacAACTATTTCAATGCAAGTAAGTAGCTTAATTTTTTGTATTACAcaatttctcagaaataaatcaAGCAAATTAGAACATAACTGGAAGATGTCAAAAGGAGCAACACGACACCTTAGAAGTGGCACATTGGTATGTTTTAAATTGAAGAAAACTACAATGTATGTCTGTATTGCAAGTACCCATATATTCTAATTCTCTTTAGTAAGCTGAAAGTATAAAAGCCCTATGTAGAacagaacacatttttattgATCCAATTTTGCCTACCTAGTGTTTTCAAGAGCAGAGTTGTGTGAAGGAGCATTACCAACGGTGCAACATACTGCAGTGCAATTACACAAAGATAATAAAATACCCGAGCCACctgggaaaacagaagaaattcatGAGTTCCGGCTGATCAAAGCGAAGCTTTGTGAACATgtctaggaaaaacaaacaatttattaaaaaaaacaatacTTATGCATGaaagctgctttaaaatttttctaGCATGTCTTGGCATGTGACAGTCTTCAAAAGACCTAATGAAAAAGTCTTGCTTGAGGATATTTACAAACCTgagagaaaatgctgaaagcaaataaaaacagcagttctgtgaaaacaaactgAATCAACTTTGCTTCTGCAAACTGCATGTCTTCATTCAAAGATTCCTATTTCAATAGACCAGAATCAAAGCTAAATataagtttaatttttaaagtctCCAGTGAACTACAAACTAAACTCCATTTCAAAAACAAAGTAGTCGTCACAGTCCAAAGCCTcataaaaagtaaatgaaagttTGGTTAATATTGCAGTCCCTTTTCAaaagcaagatatttttaatatttccaacTGTGAAACActagtaatttaaaaacaatgcCAAGATGATTTTTCCTTAGTAGTTGATCAATAACAGTGTTTAAATGGTCTTAATTTCATGTATACATTACAGTTCATTGAAATCCACTCAGATTTATCCCTCTCTCTGCTCCAAATCTGTTCCATCTTTCTCCAGATTGTTAcattacatattttatataagCTATTGAACTAAAAGACTAgataaaatacaggaaaaaaaaatcataaaatcaaTAGGAAGCAAGCAATGAAATAAAGCTAACtggattttagaaaaaaacagaatacaGAGTGCCAAAAATTCTGAAGGCAGACATGGCATTTTTGGAAATAGGCTCCAAAACCTCAAAGAGTTTCATGATGAGCAAGCATCAAAAAAGTaacataagaagaaaatgtagTAAGAcactgacagaagaaaaaaggcatgaGACAAAAAATAGTGTAAGGTAATGGATAGATTataataaagaacaaaataaaaagtaacgATCACTGTAGAATGACAGATAGGAAAGCCTTCACTGGCAGTTCAGGAGATAAAGCAAATATGGCTAGCAAAACAAGACAGGACTTCATTTTGTGGCCATGGCCTTCTTAAAGAGAAGATACAGAGATACTGGATAAATGGACTTAAGAACCACCGCATAGAAAAGATACTGTTCTTTTACAGATGGGATGGAACCTCTCAAAACTAAAATCATGCATTCACAGCACTCAGCACAGTTCTGTCCTAACCAGTGGCTGCCACCTGTATTTCCTAAccttttttctgaaggaaattgCTAGCcactttttttgtaaataactATTGCATAATCCACTTACAACCTTCAGATACTCAGTGAAGCCAAGGACAAGATAAGTAACAGTGACAATCCTAAGAGAGGAATCTTTGTCTTCTGGTAAACTCCAATATTCCTCCTCCAAAACACCCCAACTCATAAAGATCACCAGGCAGCACTATCATCTAACGCTAGAAATATAAGTTTATTTTGCAGGCAACACACAACATCATTCTACATGCTTATGAATTTCTACCTCCTTGTTTTGTTGATGGTAcgttttattacttttctttgaaaaaaagaaaagcaaataaatttttcctttgccaCAGTAACAAGATGTGCAGTTTTGTAACTCCATGAGTGTACTTGAGAGTGGCTTGACAGAATTAAACATGTCCCATTTTATCTCAAAATATGACCACCTTATCTTAAATTTTgcctcaatttaaaaaatatagttgGGCTTAATCAACAGTATTTTACTCTTCtaagttcaattttttttttcccatgttgtAGCTCCTGTGCCCTCCCCAAGATCTGCTACTCATGCTGAACAGCAACACTGCATGTTTGTAAAGAACAATTCATGACAGGACCTCTTATAACAACTTCCAGATAACTTAGGACAGGCCATCTGTGTAATATGGATGAAACATCTCTGCATGTTTTTGGTCGCAGAATTCCTCTGTAATggtgttatttttataaagatacAGTTTAGGAAGTTTCATTCAGATTTCAGCATCAGTGCCCCAGAAGACaaaaaagtggggggaaaaaaaaaaaatttgtacaGACAGAGCACTCCAAATACGTAACCTCAGTGCCATCATACTTACCATTTTTTGTAAATCAACCATACTTATTCTGCCAGCTTCCTTTTTCATCTGATCCACACTTTTCTGGGCTAAATTCAGATAAGCCTGTAAATGACGACGCATCATAGCCAACCGTAAAGCACACAACAGGATTATAATCCACAGCCTCACGGTGTCAAATGTATCTTCTGACATTCTAtggataaaagaaaagaaaaaaagggtaatgctgttttccaaaggTCACCTAATGTTACAgagttatttgtttgtttcatctGTAAAGAAACCTTGAAGCGTATTGTCAAAAATACTTAATGCACAAGCTACAGTTATGAAGTTCATGTGCAAGTAATATTCACTTttgctctctgcttctctcGCTACTGCTGCTTTGCAGTAGCCCTATCACAGCATCAGATCCAAATTAGTAACCAGAACAGCGCTTAAATGCTTAAATTCTGAGTAACCAGGACAGGACACCAAAAAACAAGCTTGCTCAGAAAGTTGCAGGTTTTGAGACACACAGTTCTAGATAGAAAACATGTACTTCAGTTGCCTTAGGTACCCTTTTATAGCACAACCCTCATTTTAAGATAAACTGAGGAacaaaacagaagcacagaataTTTGCGATGTTCCATGTAATAGTTCAGTGGTCACAGAATGACCTTAGAAGCATATCATAGACCTAGAAAGCAACAAAAGATGTCAGCCAATCATGTCTGTTTCAAGTCTATTTGAACATTATTTTGAATTATCTAGACTTATAGTAACAATGACGATCACCTGTGCTACCTTATACAATTTTGATTTCAGATACCACTCTTCTTGaaaattctttccctttttatgttttaaatattttagctgCCAATTCCATATGCACTTCATCTGCACACAGATCGTAAGAGAAATCACTTAGGTCAGTTCTCATGCTGCCAATGTATCTCAGCTGTCTTCCCTGAAATCACTGCTCTCCTACACCAGTGTGTAACATACAAGGTTCCAGAAGATGGCAGCGATATGATATTCCACTCCTAGGAAGAATAACCCATCACTCCCAAGGAGACTCCAGAAGACAGCAGCTTTTTGGGAAACTTAACATTCAATACTCTGCAACTAATTCTCATTCTTCTGAAATAACAGAAGCTCTTCAGAGCTCAGCTGTAACTTCCACAATACCTTTGACGGCAGATACTATTAAATTTTAAGCGTTCTACATTTCTATGATTTTCACAGGGCACTACTTAAACTTATGGTTTTTCTCTCAATAccccagaaataatttttaaagggaaTCTTACAAAGGGATGCTGTCTTTGCCCAAAGGTGGGTTCATAATGTAGTCCTTAGTGATTGGTTTTACCCACAGCAGAACCATAAATAAAGGTGCCAAGAAGTTTATATGTAGCAATGttctgaaagaagagaaaaaaaaaaaaaggaggggaagtTATTAAATACAAACAATGACCATACTGCTGAAACTGGTGGTAGAGATTCAAAAGGAGAAATCCAAAGATTCAAACAGTTGAGAGAAAGGTAAACAAGAAAATTACTTCCCTATTTTATAGGTATGACTTGTGTTTCaacaaaacagtaattttataTACTGTGAAATCACACTGGTTGCAACTTAAAGTGCTCTTTGGAATAAATCaggttttcagatattttaataaTCTAACCAAAGGAGCTACCTGTATTATGCCACACTTTAGTAAAAGACAGTTGTTGAAAATTTCCGTATGATGGCATAATACCAAACTGCACTAGCTATTACAGTTTGAATCTAGAGAGTCAGCATCTCAGATGgataattacagaaaatatgctgttatattactttttctttttgctttattaaaaatgtacGCAGATTAATTTCCATTATCTATACAGACCAGGGGAAATGGTTCTCAGAGGTCGGATTTCCGAGTTTAATGAAGATTTTTGCTTAGGAACCTTGACTAAATGTAGCTTGGTACTTACATTCAATTAAACGTactcagacaaaaaaaaggcaagcacagctgttccattttaaaagcattgtaCAAAATTGCACATTTAATGTAAAAGTAGTACGCTTTTGTAGTCTTTCAGGagtttttcctgaaattaaTATCTATAGGTCTGGTGGCTTTGCTAGTGCAATGCTTCCTCACTATCAGCTTGTCTACATTTCCATCTCCAACCAAAGCACTTCTACACTACGGAAAATGTGAGGTAATCAAAAGTTACTCTAAAGAACGTAAGACCTTACTGATTTCCAACTATCAAGCTTCCTAAAACCATTAAAGCATTTTGcatgtttcagaaaatgtcatCACATGCACACATTTGAGTCATCGGttccagatgaagaaaaagacaCTGCTATAGTTATTCAGTGTTGCTAGGGAACAGAACAGCATCAAAGAACAGTCCAAAGCATTTCGGTAACTCGTCAAAGAGTTTTTACCTGAGCTTCTGCTGATTTAAGACATCCTACTGAGCTAATGGACTGGAACGTGCCAAAGGGTGGCAAGAGTCCCTTTCTGTTTATTTGAGTACAgggagaaaggctgaaagaCTCCTGAAGCAGGCTCTGGAAAATGAGGAGATGTGTACGAAAATGGTACAAATTGATTAAGGAGACTTCAAAATATATGCAGGGAAAGGATACTGctgatgatgaaaaaaaaatggaccaAGCTATCAAAACTAAAAGGGACAGCaggttatttttattctgtttacttgaaaaaaggaaaaaaaaaaaacttactcCCATTCCGCAATGCAGTGGGAAAGGAAGCTTGTCccctctggtttttttttggttgtttggttggttgggattttttggaGGAAGCTTGGAGGCTGGTGGTTTTCTTGGGCGGCTTGAGGCATTTTGGGGAGagtgttgggattttttgttgtttgtttttccaaaaagtGGACCATGTATTTGACTGCAGAGAAGGGCACTGTTATTCTGCACTCAAAGAGATTTGTATCCACAACACATCATCCTCATTTACTAATCCCCTTTAGTCACTGTCAAACAACTGCAAACAGTCAATAATGATCTACTCATTGATAAAAAAACATATCACTAAGGAAAAATAGCAATCTCTTCAGGCCAGGCAGAACCTAGCACTTGGCAATGATTCTTGGTTTATAACTGCATTACCTAATCACATTGATATCcatttaatgtcatttttataTTGTTCCAGTTGAATAGTCAAAGTACTAGTAGACTTTTGAagataattttatatttctttctagGTTTTCATGTCCAAGATCAAGGAAGATGTTGGAAAATTAGAAGATGCTTACAGAAAAGGcacaagaaattttaaaaatattgagaactataaaaatgaaaaactaagcAGTTTACTTTATTTAGCTGGAAAGAACAGATTAGGAAGTGACTTAGTCACAGTCTACACACAGGAACTAAACAGCAGATACAACAAAAGGCAACAGTTTGCAGCTGTACCTGGAATGCATTCAACCAAAAGGAGTGCAAGTATAACACAGAGCACTTGCTTATAAATTTACCAAAAGTGAAGGACCCACTTTAAtcacagtttaatttttaagctGGGCATTTCtgggggattaaaaaaaaaaaaaaaaaaaaaggcagtttgaGCATAAATAATTTATGTATCAGAAGAATATAACGGTTCTCTTAGGAAAGTGACCAGATTAAATGATCACAATGGCCTATACTGCAGAATCTGTCATTAACATATATTAAACATCAAAGGTCAAGATCTATGAAAGACATTTGGAGTTTCTCAGCCAAACAACACTGAAGAGAATAGTTAAATcgagaaaacattttactatcAAACTCGACGATGgctaaaaactgaaatattcctTTAAACTGGTGTTAACATCTGACccttaattaaatattttgggtCATCTTTTCTTTGTGTCTTACCCTAAATTTATTGAACACATGACACACCCCTGGAGgtggaggtggaaaaaaaatgctacgGTTGCACCTCTACTTCCTGACAGTTATCTAAACTTCCAAAAATACATGATGGGAGAAAGGAAGCAGTAAGCAGAAACATTCATGGTGGAGCTCTTGCTGGAGGAAATGAATACTCCTTTTAATTGGTACTCTAATTACCAGGCAAAGAATGTAACAGACTGGCAGAGCACAGGTTGAGCAGAAAGAGGCAGGTGGCAAGTCTGCTTGAGATACAGAAAGCAGCAACAGAAGTCTTAGTCACTACCTTTCTTGTTGGAATAGTTCGCTTTGTTTATGTTCAGACATTAAAGATTTAAGACTGAGTAGCATATATCTATGTGCATATATTTTCTCttactgtgttattttttctgttgctaaATTCAGAGCATCCAGATGCATTTGAGCCAGTCGCAAGCCAGGGAATGTCAAAAAAGCACCAATAAGTGAACACAGAACAGCCAGGAACAATTTGAAGGTTAGTTTAGACACAGGACccctaaaagaaaagaaaggaaataagcaTTTTCTTGGGGAAGAAGTTGGGTAGGGGAGGTATCAGAGACTACTTTCAACTCAACAGTATCTAACATTcaatcaaaaaaaaccaaaaaaccaaaacaaaacacaaacagtaTTCTATAGTTTTACTCTGGAATACCAAAATTATTACAAACCAATCAAgagttaaaattttaaaaagtcacctACTTATTTCctagaaagaacagaaaacctAAGCTACTGCCTATAAGATGTTAAATTTGTTGGtatagaacaaaaaaagaataactTTATATTGTAATTAACAACAAATTATATAACAGCTAATAGAATGAATTTAGTGATTATGTTTTTAAGAGAGGAAGAGATGTATCATAACTTTACCTGGGCAAAGGCAAAATGGATATTTAAGTTATACGACTTACATTCTACCGTGATCCATTAAAAGGCACTACTAAACTGTTATTACTACAGTTTTTCACAGATTTATCTAAAACATACCCATGGCAAATCAACGTGTCTCTTCCAAGTGACCAATATAGTTTGTTTTAATGAACtatggagttaaaaaaaaaattgcaggaaaaaaaatagccaggATCAACTGAATTATGGAATTAACGAATGCTGGATTACATTAAAAGAAGACGTGACATGTAACTAACACAGATTAAAGAGGAGCAAAAACAAATCTAGTGATCCATGTGACTTTCATATTCTTTCTTAATCTTTGTCATATAAACTAGCATAAGACACCATCATCAACTCAACTGCTTCTGTAAACAGCCAAAGCACTGCAAAAgttcaaaaaataaacacttcagagaaaaattaatacagAAGTTAGTAAACTTGCAATAGCTCTGGAAAAGCAGAGTGAAGAAAGGCTAAGAAACACATGGGACGAATTTCCCATGAGTTTATTCATAAATGACACATTCATCTACTTTAAAGAAACTCCTGTTCctcaaaaataaagctattcCATAGATTCTGCATGACACATAAGAACTtccaagaaagaaattaaaaagttgCACTCCCACAGTGATGACATACCCCATAAATGCATTTTGGGGCATGTGTATAAGGAAAGAATTGTAACAGAAATCATTTTTACAGTACACAAAGGCTGTTTACAACAGCAACTGTTTATTTGTGTAACATCACAAGCTATGGCATGTTCCTCTGACAGACTATACAAAACTTGGATGTCCTGTAGCAAGCAGATGATTTtgcataaaaggaaaatactattCCAACCTGAAAACAGGactgaaagacaaaatatacTCCTCCTAAAGCTCTATCTGTAGCTTCTGCTCACTCATCCTTCTTGTGTACCACAGGAATGGCaaaaaaatacctattttttaGCAATCCTTGCAAAGCTGAAGGGaattaccattttaaaaaatgttcataGTTCTGAACTGTATTTCATGAGCTGCAACTGAAATGTCAGGATTGAAACTATGTCCAaactaaaaagagaaaacacaaatgtAACAAGTTACTTGTGAGTACTGAcgaattattttcattaaccTACCTCTTCACATTATTACAGAATTATAAGCACATACGAGTGCAAAAAGTGCAAGACAAATGCTTGCTAAGAAAATCCAAGTGGTTCAATTATAAATGcacacacaaagcaaacaaacatatTTGCAGAAACTTACTGGGATTCCAAACCCTGCTTTTCAAGAAACTTCATAGCGCTTTCTGAGAAATTCGAGAATCCTGcaaagagaaatgtattttatgtattttattaaggTGCAAATGTAGAATCCccttttctaaataaaatgctAGGTAACAGGTCATCTTTTAAACAACTTTTCATTTGTCCAGCATAGGTCTTTCATGTGCTAATTAGTACGCCATAATGCAATAAAACTTGATTATTAACAGCTCTGGTATTTGTACACTTCATGAACATGAA contains the following coding sequences:
- the TMEM161B gene encoding transmembrane protein 161B isoform X1, whose translation is MGVIGVQLVVTMVMASVIQKIIPHYSLARWLLCSGSLRWYQHPTEEELRILAGKQRGKSKKDRKYNGHIENKPLTIPKDIDLHLETKSVTERDTIALHYFPEYQWLVDFTVAATIVYVVTEAYYSIVKPSQEMNISIVWCLLVLAFAVKILFSLTTHYFKVEDGGERSVCVTFGFFFFVKAMAILIVTENYLEFGLESGFSNFSESAMKFLEKQGLESQGPVSKLTFKLFLAVLCSLIGAFLTFPGLRLAQMHLDALNLATEKITQTLLHINFLAPLFMVLLWVKPITKDYIMNPPLGKDSIPLMSEDTFDTVRLWIIILLCALRLAMMRRHLQAYLNLAQKSVDQMKKEAGRISMVDLQKMVARVFYYLCVIALQYVAPLVMLLHTTLLLKTLGNYSWGIYPERNSDTPVENSLLSSSVYSESPPADGKMKVTVVQITMALGSLKNIFTPLLFRGLLSFLTWWIAACLFSTSLFGLFYHQYLTVA
- the TMEM161B gene encoding transmembrane protein 161B isoform X2, which produces MGVIGVQLVVTMVMASVIQKIIPHYSLARWLLCSGSLRWYQHPTEEELRILAGKQRGKSKKDRKYNGHIENKPLTIPKDIDLHLETKSVTERDTIALHYFPEYQWLVDFTVAATIVYVVTEAYYSIVKPSQEMNISIVWCLLVLAFAVKILFSLTTHYFKVEDGGERSVCVTFGFFFFVKAMAILIVTENYLEFGLESGFSNFSESAMKFLEKQGLESQTLLHINFLAPLFMVLLWVKPITKDYIMNPPLGKDSIPLMSEDTFDTVRLWIIILLCALRLAMMRRHLQAYLNLAQKSVDQMKKEAGRISMVDLQKMVARVFYYLCVIALQYVAPLVMLLHTTLLLKTLGNYSWGIYPERNSDTPVENSLLSSSVYSESPPADGKMKVTVVQITMALGSLKNIFTPLLFRGLLSFLTWWIAACLFSTSLFGLFYHQYLTVA